GTCCCAGGTCCCGTCGGCCAGCTCCTTCGCCGCGGTCTGCGTCAGCAGCGACCGGCTCGCCAGGACGGCCGAGAACTCCGCCACCCGCTTGTCCAGCGCGCCCTCGGGCAGCACCTCGTCCACCAGGCCCGTCCGCAGCGCCCGTGCGCAGTCGATCAACTCACCCGAGAACAACAGGTACTTGGCGGTGGACAGCCCGGCCAGCCGGACCAGCCGCCGGGTGGCGGCCGCCGGATAGGCGACCGCCAGCTTGGCCGGCGTCACCCCGAACAGTGCGCCCTCCTCCGCGAACCGCAGATCGCAGGCGGCCGCCAACTGGGTGCCGCCGCCCACGCAGTAGCCGCGTATCGCCGCCAGCGTCGGCCCGGGGAACGCCGCCAGCGCCTCCTCGGCCGCCGCCGCCAGGCCCTGCGACTCGCCCGCCGGATCCCGCAGCGACCCGATGTCGGCACCCGCGCAAAACGTCGTGCCCTCGCCGGTCAGCACCAGCGACCGGACCGCGCGGTCGGCCGCCAGCCGCTCCAGCAGCGGCGGCAGGTCCCGCCACATCTGCACGGTCATGGCATTCCGCTTGCCGGTATTGCTGATGGTGACGGTCGCTGTGCCGTCGCTGACATGCGTCTTCAGACCGGGTTCCATGCTCCGGATATTAGAGCGACCACGGCGGACCGGGCGGATACGATCGGCGGCCTGATGTCAGCAACTCTTGTCGCCAAAGACCTCGCCGCCGGCCACGGCGAGCGTGTCCTGTTCTCCGGCCTCGATCTGGTCGTCGCCCCCGGCGATGTGGTCGGCCTCGTCGGCGCCAACGGCGCGGGCAAGTCCACGCTGCTGCGCCTGCTGGCCGGCCTGGACACCCCGGAGGACGGCACGCTCTCCCTCGGCCCGCCCACCGCCACGGTCGGCCACCTCCCCCAGGAGCCCGACCGCCGCCCGGGAGAGACCGTACGCACCTTCTTCGCCCGCCGTACGGGCGTGGCCGACGCCCAGCTCGCCCTGGACACCGCCACCCAGGCGCTGGTCGACGAGCGGCCCGGCGCGGACGACGCCTACGCCACGGCCCTGGAGCGCTGGCTCGCGCTGGGCGCGGCCGACCTCGACGAGCGCGCCGAGGAAACCGCCGGACAGCTCGGCCTGTCCGTCAGCCTCGACCAGCCGATGACCACGCTCTCCGGCGGCCAGGCCGCCCGCGCCTCGCTCGCCTCGCTGCTGCTCTCCCGTTACGACATCTTCCTGCTGGACGAGCCGACCAACGACCTCGACCTGGACGGGCTGCACCGGCTGGAGTCCTTCGTCACGGGGCTGCGCGCCGGCACCGTCCTGGTCAGCCACGACCGCGAGTTCCTGGCCCGCACGGTCACCCGCGTCGTCGAACTCGACCTCGCCCAGCAGCAGGTCAACACCTACGGCGGTGGCTACACCTCCTACCTGGAGGAGCGCGAACGGGCCCGGCGTCATGCGCGGGAGCAGTACGAGGAGTACGCCGACACCAAGGCCTCCCTGGAGACCCGGGCGCACACCCAGCGCAACTGGATGGAGAAGGGCGTCAAGAACGCCCGCCGCAAGGCTCCCGACAACGACAAGATCGGCCGCAAGGCCCGGGTGGAGGCCACCGAGAAGCAGGCCGCCAAGGCCAAGCAGACCCAGCGCCTGATCGAGCGGCTGGAGGTGGTCGAGGAACCGCGCAAGGAGTGGGAGCTGCGGATGGAGATCGCCGCCGCGCCCCGGGCCGGCGCGGTCGTGGCCACCCTGCGCGGTGCCGGCCTGCGGCGCGGCGACTTCCGCTTCGGCCCGGTGGACCTGCAGATCGACTGGGCGGACCGGGTCGCCATCACCGGCCCCAACGGCTCCGGCAAGTCGACCCTGCTCGCCGCCCTGCTCGGCCGGCTCCCGCTGGAGACGGGGCACGCCGCCCTGGGCCCCGGCGTGGTGGTCGGTGAGGTCGACCAGGCGCGCGGCCGGCTCTTCGGCGCGCAGGGGCCGGGCGACCAGGGGCAGGGCGACCAGCCGCTGATGGACGCCTTCCGGGCCTGTGTCCCCGACCTTCCGCCCGCCGATGTCCGTACGTTGCTGGCGAAGTTCGGGCTGAAGGCGGCGCATGTGCTGCGCCCCGCGCGCACCCTGTCGCCGGGGGAGCGGACCCGCGCCGCGCTGGCTCTCCTCCAGGGCCGCGGGGTCAATCTCCTCGTCCTGGACGAGCCGACCAACCACCTCGATCTGCCGGCCATCGAGCAGCTGGAGTCCGCGCTCGCCTCGTACCCCGGCACCCTGCTGCTGGTCACGCACGACCGCCGGATGCTCGAAGCGGTGCACACCACCCGCCGTATCGAGGTCGACGGCGGACGGGTCACCGACCGGGCGGTCTGAGGCCGCGGGCGGATCACCGTGCGATGCGGGCGGTGATCCGCGACCGGCGGGCCCGCGGCACCCGCGATGATTATCGATTTGGCCCTGAGGCGGCCGGCCCGTAGGGTGGTGTTCACCGACGCGGGGTGGAGCAGCTCGGTAGCTCGCTGGGCTCATAACCCAGAGGTCGCAGGTTCAAATCCTGTCCCCGCTACTGAAACAGCGCGGCGGGACCGATGCCCAGGCATAGGTCCCGCCGCGCTGTGCGTTCCGGATGCACTGCCCCGGGGCGCGGATCGTACGGGGGTCACCTCCGGTAAGTCCGCGAACAACCCATAAAAGCAACAGGATCGGTCGCCGGGCCGATCGCCTCATTCGCAATCGGCCATAAGGCGTCGATAAGCGCTGACTTGTGTTCAGCTGGCCGGTCCGGACCAACGCATTCTCAACACTCTTCCTGTGAGGATGCCTTCCGGACCCCCCGCAGAACCCCCCGAAGAGCTGACCTCCCCGCTCGCGTACGAAGGTGTCTGGCGGTTCACCGCCCCGGCACTGGAGTCTTCGGTGCCGCAGGCACGCCACGCGGTCCGGGATCTGCTCGCCGAACAGCGTGTTCCCGTGGCCGCCCAGATCATGGACGGCCTGTTGCTCATCGTCTCCGAACTCGTCACCAACGCCGTCCGGCACGCCGCCCTGCTCTCGCCCCAGATCGCCGTCCAGGTCACCATCGGGGCGAACTGGCTACGGGTAGCGGTCGAGGACAGCCACCCCTACCGCCCCAAGGCACTGGAGGCGGAACAGGGTGACGTCGGCGGCCGCGGCCTGTGGCTCGTCAAGACGCTCACCGCGGAGGCGGGTGGCAAGTGCGATGTCGAGAACACGAGGAACGGCGGCAAGGCCATCTGGGCCGAGCTGCCGCTCACCCCGCTCGCTACCAGCCCGCCGACCCTCCGGTGAGCTCGCGCACCGCCGGCCGCGCCGCGTCCAGCACGGTCATGAACCAGGCGGAGAACGGCGCCTGGGCATGCCGCTCGGCCAGTTCCTCCGGCGTCACGAAGGCGATCTCGCCGATCTCCTCGGGGTCGGGCGCCGGCTCGGCCCGCACCAGCCCGACGAACAGGTGGTTGTACTCCTGCTCGACGAGGCCGGAGGCCGGGTCGGGGTGGTTGTAACGCACGGTGCCCGCCTCCGCCAGCAGGGCGGGCGCCAGGCCCAGCTCCTCCGAGGTCCGCCGGGCCGCGGCCACGAACGGTGCCTCACCGGGATAAGGGTGGCCGCAGCAGGTGTTGGACCACACACCGGGGGAGTGGTACTTCCCC
This portion of the Streptomyces sp. 2114.4 genome encodes:
- a CDS encoding ABC-F family ATP-binding cassette domain-containing protein, with protein sequence MSATLVAKDLAAGHGERVLFSGLDLVVAPGDVVGLVGANGAGKSTLLRLLAGLDTPEDGTLSLGPPTATVGHLPQEPDRRPGETVRTFFARRTGVADAQLALDTATQALVDERPGADDAYATALERWLALGAADLDERAEETAGQLGLSVSLDQPMTTLSGGQAARASLASLLLSRYDIFLLDEPTNDLDLDGLHRLESFVTGLRAGTVLVSHDREFLARTVTRVVELDLAQQQVNTYGGGYTSYLEERERARRHAREQYEEYADTKASLETRAHTQRNWMEKGVKNARRKAPDNDKIGRKARVEATEKQAAKAKQTQRLIERLEVVEEPRKEWELRMEIAAAPRAGAVVATLRGAGLRRGDFRFGPVDLQIDWADRVAITGPNGSGKSTLLAALLGRLPLETGHAALGPGVVVGEVDQARGRLFGAQGPGDQGQGDQPLMDAFRACVPDLPPADVRTLLAKFGLKAAHVLRPARTLSPGERTRAALALLQGRGVNLLVLDEPTNHLDLPAIEQLESALASYPGTLLLVTHDRRMLEAVHTTRRIEVDGGRVTDRAV
- the idi gene encoding isopentenyl-diphosphate Delta-isomerase, translated to MPITPANGQTAGDPAVSTPGGAAEPIMLELVDEDGTTIGTAEKLAAHQAPGQLHRAFSVFLFDEKGRLLLQRRALGKYHSPGVWSNTCCGHPYPGEAPFVAAARRTSEELGLAPALLAEAGTVRYNHPDPASGLVEQEYNHLFVGLVRAEPAPDPEEIGEIAFVTPEELAERHAQAPFSAWFMTVLDAARPAVRELTGGSAGW
- a CDS encoding ATP-binding protein, which translates into the protein MPSGPPAEPPEELTSPLAYEGVWRFTAPALESSVPQARHAVRDLLAEQRVPVAAQIMDGLLLIVSELVTNAVRHAALLSPQIAVQVTIGANWLRVAVEDSHPYRPKALEAEQGDVGGRGLWLVKTLTAEAGGKCDVENTRNGGKAIWAELPLTPLATSPPTLR
- a CDS encoding enoyl-CoA hydratase/isomerase family protein, translated to MEPGLKTHVSDGTATVTISNTGKRNAMTVQMWRDLPPLLERLAADRAVRSLVLTGEGTTFCAGADIGSLRDPAGESQGLAAAAEEALAAFPGPTLAAIRGYCVGGGTQLAAACDLRFAEEGALFGVTPAKLAVAYPAAATRRLVRLAGLSTAKYLLFSGELIDCARALRTGLVDEVLPEGALDKRVAEFSAVLASRSLLTQTAAKELADGTWDVPPAEAEARGAHWAAQARASGDTAEGAAAFLERRAPRFTWPTG